One part of the Dioscorea cayenensis subsp. rotundata cultivar TDr96_F1 chromosome 2, TDr96_F1_v2_PseudoChromosome.rev07_lg8_w22 25.fasta, whole genome shotgun sequence genome encodes these proteins:
- the LOC120275558 gene encoding LOW QUALITY PROTEIN: phospholipase D delta-like (The sequence of the model RefSeq protein was modified relative to this genomic sequence to represent the inferred CDS: deleted 1 base in 1 codon) produces the protein MDSSHGPSSESMPDQALDAAGGGSSDDPVLLHGDLELWIIEARSLPNMDVFSERFRRCFAPCRSLLSTATRSIFDPQKQQQQQHHHHKIITSDPYVKVSIAGATVARTRVISNAQDPRWDEHFTIPLAHFASFIEFQAKDNDTFGAQVIGAVRVAAARVASGEVIEDWFSVIDSTGKPPKPDSALHLKMQFFPVESNLLYCNGVAGDPEKKGIRGTYFPLRKGCSVKLYQDAHFQDGELPPIELENGAVYEQGKCWEDICNAILEAHHMIYIVGWSVFTEVRLVREPPRDPSLPESYTLGDLLKYKSQEGVRVCLLVWDDKTSHDKLCFKTAGLMQTHDEETKKFFKHSSVICVLSPRYGSRKLSLFKQQVVGNLFTHHQKCVLVDTQASRNKRKITAFIGGLDLCDGRYDTPQHRIFCDLDTVFANDFHNPTFASATKGPRQPWHDLHSKIEGPAAYDVLKNFEQRWRKATKWKEFGKRFRKVSRWSDDALIKLERISWILSPSPTVPNDSQSLWVSKEEDSSTWHVQVLRSIDSGSVTGFPKNVQEAEEKDLVCGKNIVIDKSIHTAYVKAIRSAQNFIYIENQYFLGSSFAWPSYKNAGASNLVPIELALKIVSKIRARERFAVYIVIPMWPEGVPTDSSVQEILFWQGQTMQMMYDIVGQELKSMNIENAHPEDYLNFYCLGNREECPKDIMEPTDQASEKSPVALAQKFRRFMIYVHSKGMIVDDEYVLLGSANINQRSLDGSRDTEIAMGAYQPHHTLAEKKRHPHGQVYGYRMSLWAEHLASLDPCFKEPNTLDCVRHVNRIAEQNRDNFAAEEYKPLQGHLLKYPIKINTDGKIESVWETFPDVGGKVLGCPTSLPDTLTM, from the exons atggattccTCTCATGGTCCTTCATCGGAATCCATGCCGGATCAAGCCCTAGACGCTGCCGGAGGAGGCTCATCCGATGACCCTGTGCTCCTCCACGGTGACCTTGAGCTTTGGATCATCGAAGCCCGTAGTCTCCCCAATATGGACGTCTTCTCCGAGCGCTTCCGCCGCTGCTTTGCCCCCTGCCGCTCCCTGCTTTCCACTGCGACTCGTTCCATCTTCGACCCCcagaagcagcagcagcagcagcaccatCACCACAAGATCATCACCAGTGACCCCTACGTTAAGGTCTCCATCGCCGGCGCCACCGTTGCTCGCACTCGCGTCATCTCCAACGCTCAGGATCCACGGTGGGACGAGCATTTCACGATTCCTCTCGCTCACTTCGCGAGTTTCATCGAGTTCCAGGCTAAGGACAATGATACTTTCGGCGCCCAGGTCATCGGCGCCGTTCGGGTCGCTGCTGCCCGAGTCGCCTCCGGCGAGGTTATTGAAGATTGGTTCTCGGTTATTGATTCCACTGGGAAGCCGCCGAAGCCTGACTCTGCTCTTCATCTCAAGATGCAGTTTTTCCCTGTTGAATCGAATTTATTGTACTGTAATGGTGTGGCTGGAGATCCTGAGAAGAAGGGGATTAGAGGGACCTATTTCCCTCTTAGGAAAGGGTGCTCAGTGAAGCTCTATCAGGATGCGCATTTTCAGGATGGGGAATTGCCTCCGATTGAGCTGGAAAATGGGGCGGTTTATGAGCAAGGGAAATGCTGGGAAGATATATGCAATGCTATCTTGGAGGCGCATCACATGATTTATATTGTGGGTTGGTCGGTGTTTACAGAGGTGAGGCTAGTGAGGGAGCCTCCCCGGGATCCATCTTTGCCTGAGAGTTACACACTGGGTGACCTACTGAAGTACAAGTCACAGGAGGGGGTTCGGGTGTGCTTGCTGGTTTGGGATGATAAGACTTCCCATGACAAGCTCTGCTTCAAGACG GCAGGATTGATGCAAACTCATGATGAGGAAACAAAGAAATTTTTCAAGCATTCATCTGTTATTTGCGTGTTGTCGCCTCGATACGGTAGCAGAAAGCTCAGCCTTTTCAAGCAACAG GTTGTGGGGAATCTCTTTACGCATCATCAAAAATGTGTTTTAGTTGATACTCAAGCTTCTCGAAATAAGAGGAAGATTACTGCTTTCATTGGAGGTCTTGATCTTTGTGATGGTCGCTATGATACTCCTCAGCATAGAATTTTTTGTGACCTTGACACTGTATTTGCAAATGATTTCCACAACCCCACATTTGCT TCAGCAACCAAAGGACCAAGACAACCATGGCATGATTTACATAGCAAAATTGAAGGGCCTGCTGCATATGATGTCCTTAAAAATTTTGAACAGCGTTGGCGAAAAGCAACAAAGTGGAAAGAATTTGGAAAACGCTTTAGAAAAGTATCTCGTTGGAGTGATGATGCACTAATAAAGCTCGAACGTATTTCATGGATACTCAGTCCGTCACCTACTGTTCCAAATGATAGTCAAAGTCTTTGGGTTTCAAAGGAAGAGGATTCAAGTACCTGGCATGTGCAG GTACTCCGTTCAATTGATTCTGGATCTGTAACGGGATTTCCTAAAAATGTTCAAGAAGCTGAGGAGAAG GACCTGGTTTGTGGAAAGAATATTGTAATTGACAAGAGCATCCACACAGCATATGTAAAGGCTATAAGATCTGCACAGAACTTCATATACATTGAAAACCAGTATTTCCTTGGTTCTTCTTTTGCTTGGCCATCTTACAAAAATGCAG GTGCTAGTAATCTTGTTCCAATCGAACTGGCCCTTAAGATTGTGAGCAAAATTAGAGCTAGAGAGCGATTTGCTGTGTATATTGTCATACCAATGTGGCCTGAAGGTGTTCCTACCGATTCTTCTGTGCAAGAAATTCTTTTCTGGCAG GGTCAAACAATGCAGATGATGTATGACATTGTGGGTCAGGAACTTAAATCTATGAATATCGAAAATGCTCACCCTGAAGATTACCTTAACTTTTACTGCCTTGGCAATCGAGAAGAATGTCCCAAGGATATCATGGAACCCACTGATCAAGCTTCAGAGAAAAGTCCAGTG GCCTTGGCTCAAAAGTTTCGGCGATTCATGATTTATGTTCATTCA AAGGGAATGATAGTTGATGACGAGTATGTGCTGTTGGGGTCTGCTAACATCAATCAAAGATCTCTAGATGGCTCAAGAGATACTGAAATAGCTATGGGTGCTTATCAACCCCATCACACATTGGCTGAGAAAAAAAGGCATCCACATGGTCAG GTATACGGTTACAGGATGTCGCTGTGGGCAGAGCATCTTGCTTCACTAGATCCTTGTTTCAAGGAACCCAACACTTTGGATTGTGTTCGACATGTAAATAGAATAGCCGAACAAAACCGTGACAATTTCGCTGCCGAGGAGTACAAACCATTGCAAGGTCATCTTCTCAAATAcccaattaaaataaacacCGACGGAAAGATCGAGTCCGTCTGGGAGACCTTTCCTGACGTCGGTGGTAAAGTTCTAGGTTGCCCTACTTCACTTCCTGATACATTGACAATGTAA